A region of Rhodamnia argentea isolate NSW1041297 chromosome 9, ASM2092103v1, whole genome shotgun sequence DNA encodes the following proteins:
- the LOC115755980 gene encoding F-box protein At5g46170-like: protein MSSSRSDPSSSRVHPAPVLVDHFDRLPDSLLLLIFNKIADIKALGRCGVVSRRFHHLVPQVDAVLVRVDCVISDDESSSPVLSDKARNPLASFFHVVLGNLVKPLQALGLFSGAKRAQLGPSSSSSLAVGEMDQGGVTHHSPTQVLKNFSEIRFLRIELPSGELGIDGGILLKWRADFGSTLDNCVILGASSVVRPGPFKNLVGFENGTDAGCANDDNGSIPESFYTNGGLKLRVVWTISSLIAASARHYLLQPIIAEHETLDSLVLTDADGQGVLCMNREQLEELRVKPLSASSASKRTLVPALNMRLWYAPHLELPDGVVLKGATLVAIRPSEQSGLKDMADGSWISTAFEEPYGTAARMLVKRRTYCLEMNSF, encoded by the coding sequence ATGTCGTCTTCGAGGTCAGATCCGAGTTCCTCCCGAGTACACCCCGCGCCCGTCCTGGTCGACCACTTCGACCGACTCCCCGACTCCCTGCTCCTCCTCATCTTCAACAAGATCGCCGACATCAAGGCCCTCGGCCGCTGCGGCGTCGTCTCTCGCCGCTTCCATCATTTGGTCCCCCAAGTCGACGCCGTCCTCGTCCGCGTCGATTGCGTCATCTCCGACGACGAGTCCTCCTCCCCTGTTCTCTCCGACAAGGCGCGCAACCCGCTCGCGAGCTTCTTCCACGTGGTTCTGGGCAACTTAGTGAAGCCTCTTCAGGCTCTTGGCTTGTTTTCCGGAGCGAAGAGGGCCCAGCTGGGTCCTTCCTCTTCGTCTTCGCTCGCCGTCGGAGAAATGGACCAAGGTGGCGTGACTCACCACTCTCCTACTCAGGTTTTGAAGAATTTCAGTGAGATTCGGTTCCTTCGCATTGAATTGCCGAGTGGGGAGTTGGGGATTGATGGTGGGATTTTGTTGAAGTGGAGGGCGGATTTTGGGTCTACGCTTGACAATTGTGTGATTTTGGGCGCTTCTTCGGTTGTCCGGCCTGGGCCATTCAAGAATCTCGTGGGTTTTGAGAATGGAACAGATGCGGGTTGCGCCAACGACGATAATGGAAGTATTCCCGAGTCCTTCTACACGAATGGAGGTCTCAAATTGAGGGTTGTTTGGACTATAAGCTCTTTGATTGCTGCATCTGCAAGGCACTACTTATTGCAGCCCATAATTGCGGAGCACGAGACTCTTGATAGCTTGGTTCTGACGGATGCTGATGGACAAGGAGTGTTGTGCATGAACAGAGAGCAGCTCGAGGAGCTGAGGGTGAAACCCTTGTCAGCTTCTTCAGCTTCGAAGAGGACATTGGTTCCTGCGCTCAATATGAGGCTCTGGTATGCGCCTCACCTGGAATTGCCCGATGGGGTTGTCCTTAAAGGGGCAACTTTGGTTGCCATAAGGCCTAGTGAGCAGTCTGGGTTGAAGGACATGGCTGATGGGTCTTGGATTTCGACTGCATTTGAGGAGCCTTATGGAACTGCGGCTAGAATGCTGGTCAAAAGGAGGACCTACTGCTTGGAGATGAACTCATTTTGA
- the LOC115729699 gene encoding F-box protein At4g18380-like yields the protein MSSMSCPRSDPNPSRVHPAPLPIDHFDRLPDPLLLLIFNRVADVKALGRCGVVSRRFHHLVPQVDTVLVRVDCVISDDESASPVLSDKARNPLSTFFRVVLGNIVKPLQALGLFSGACRSQLGPSSSSSLAVGRECDGEMDQGGVTHHSPTQVLKNFNEIRFLRIELPSGELGIDGGVLLKWRAHFGSTLDNCVILGASSVVRPLPFKNLVGFENGTDAGCANDDNGSIPESFYTNGGLKLRVVWTISSLIAASARHYLLQPIIAEHKTLDSLVLTDADGQGVLCMNREQLEELRVKPLSASSASKRTLVPALNMRLWYAPHLELPDGVVLKGATLVAIRPSDQSGLKKDMADGSWISTAFEEPYGTAARMLVKRRTYCLEMNSF from the coding sequence ATGTCGAGCATGTCGTGTCCGAGGTCAGATCCGAATCCCTCCCGAGTGCACCCGGCGCCCCTCCCGATCGACCACTTCGACCGCCTCCCCGACCCCCTCCTTCTCCTCATCTTCAACAGGGTCGCCGACGTCAAGGCCCTCGGCCGCTGCGGCGTCGTCTCCCGCCGGTTCCATCACTTGGTCCCCCAGGTCGACACCGTTCTCGTCCGCGTCGATTGCGTCATCTCCGACGACGAGTCCGCCTCCCCTGTTCTCTCCGACAAGGCGCGCAACCCGCTCTCGACCTTCTTCCGCGTGGTTCTGGGCAACATAGTGAAGCCTCTTCAGGCTCTTGGCTTGTTTTCCGGAGCGTGTAGGTCCCAGTTGGGTCCTTCCTCTTCGTCTTCCCTCGCCGTCGGAAGGGAATGCGATGGCGAAATGGACCAAGGTGGCGTCACTCACCACTCTCCTACTCAGGTTTTGAAGAATTTCAATGAGATTCGGTTCCTTCGCATTGAATTGCCGAGCGGGGAGTTGGGGATTGACGGTGGGGTTTTGTTGAAGTGGAGGGCGCATTTCGGGTCTACGCTTGACAATTGTGTGATTTTGGGTGCGTCTTCGGTTGTGCGGCCTCTTCCATTCAAGAATCTCGTGGGTTTTGAGAATGGAACAGATGCGGGTTGCGCCAATGACGATAATGGAAGTATTCCTGAGTCCTTCTACACAAATGGAGGCCTCAAATTGAGGGTTGTTTGGACAATAAGCTCTTTGATTGCTGCATCTGCAAGGCACTACTTATTGCAGCCCATAATTGCAGAGCACAAGACTCTTGATAGCTTGGTTTTAACGGATGCTGATGGACAAGGAGTGTTGTGCATGAACAGAGAGCAGCTCGAGGAGCTGAGGGTGAAACCCTTGTCAGCTTCTTCAGCTTCGAAGAGGACATTAGTTCCTGCGCTCAATATGAGGCTCTGGTATGCGCCTCACCTGGAATTGCCCGATGGGGTTGTACTTAAAGGGGCAACTTTGGTTGCAATTAGACCTAGTGACCAGTCTGGGTTGAAGAAGGACATGGCTGATGGTTCTTGGATTTCAACTGCATTTGAGGAGCCTTATGGAACTGCAGCTAGAATGCTGGTCAAAAGGAGGACCTACTGCTTGGAGATGAACTCATTTTGA
- the LOC115729697 gene encoding transcription factor TCP2, which yields MEVEEILTQACKFPRVGNGTSRNMDSAKIVLKTGDHQYPDDEEDGAQHKHSMSIAAAAAVGIGLAGSGTNRLRGWPNSRIIRVSRSSGGKDRHSKVLTSKGLRDRRVRLSVATAIQFYDIQDRLGYDQPSKAVEWLIKAASDSIAELPSLNGSFPDTPQQFSNEKRASDGGTEQEHGFDSAEVELDGDSNFQQQQQQNQNLSLSKSACSSNSENSKGSGLSLSRSELRVNRVRARERARERTAKEKETNNQNLNPISQNSSFTELLTGAISTGNTTTTTTNTTTVATTTSSPSGSSEANPFHKTTARQWSSMAMEYFNSGLLGGQFSRGHPHHTSGGFPGQIQMGNSTNSLPQAMQVPAFTISTESGGGGSHHLELPHISFVHDHLIPVAAATGTSQPEYNLNFSISSTSSSSGLGGFNRGTLQSNSSSPSLLPHHLQRFTSPVDGPSMPFLLGTAMPVAVETNHHHQNHHIAQFQSGIDGRLQLCYSDRTQHAGAAAAAASNHKGKTKNE from the coding sequence ATGGAGGTGGAGGAGATCTTGACACAAGCCTGCAAATTCCCTAGAGTTGGAAATGGAACCAGCAGGAACATGGATTCGGCCAAGATTGTGCTGAAAACCGGTGACCACCAGTACCCAGATGACGAGGAAGATGGGGCACAGCACAAGCATTCCATGAGCATTGCCGCTGCCGCCGCAGTGGGGATCGGTCTTGCCGGCAGTGGCACCAATAGGCTCCGGGGTTGGCCCAACTCCCGGATCATTAGGGTTTCACGGTCCTCCGGCGGAAAGGACCGCCACAGCAAGGTCCTGACCTCGAAGGGACTCAGGGACCGGAGGGTCCGCCTGTCCGTGGCCACTGCGATTCAATTTTACGATATCCAGGACCGGTTGGGCTATGACCAGCCGAGCAAGGCGGTGGAGTGGCTTATCAAGGCCGCATCCGACTCCATTGCGGAGCTTCCTTCACTCAATGGCTCGTTCCCCGACACACCGCAGCAGTTCAGCAATGAGAAGAGGGCCAGTGACGGGGGCACGGAGCAGGAGCACGGCTTCGATTCGGCCGAGGTTGAGCTGGACGGTGACTCAAATTTccagcaacagcagcaacagAACCAGAACCTCTCATTGTCCAAATCCGCTTGTAGCAGCAACTCCGAGAACAGCAAGGGTTCGGGTCTCTCTCTGTCCCGGTCGGAGCTCCGGGTTAATCGGGTGAGGGCGCGCGAGAGGGCAAGGGAGAGGACTGCGAAGGAGAAGGAGACCAATAATCAAAACCTGAACCCAATTTCTCAAAACTCTTCCTTCACTGAGCTCCTCACTGGGGCTATTAGCACTGgaaacaccaccaccaccaccaccaataCCACCACCGTTGCCACCACCACAAGTAGTCCTTCCGGCAGCAGCGAGGCCAATCCGTTCCACAAGACTACGGCGAGGCAGTGGAGCTCGATGGCCATGGAGTACTTCAACAGCGGGCTATTAGGTGGACAATTCTCCAGGGGACATCCTCACCACACGTCTGGTGGATTTCCCGGGCAGATTCAAATGGGGAACAGCACAAATTCACTGCCACAAGCGATGCAAGTTCCAGCCTTTACCATCTCCACTGAAAGTGGTGGAGGGGGCAGCCACCACCTGGAGCTCCCGCATATCTCCTTCGTGCACGACCACCTCATCCCAGTGGCGGCAGCCACGGGCACGTCGCAACCAGAATACAATCTGAACTTCAGCATATCTtcaacctcttcttcttctggccTTGGCGGCTTCAATAGGGGGACCCTTCAGTCCAATTCGTCATCACCGTCTCTTTTGCCTCACCACCTCCAGAGGTTCACTTCTCCTGTAGACGGTCCAAGCATGCCATTCCTGCTTGGCACGGCCATGCCCGTAGCTGTTGAGACTAATCACCACCACCAAAACCACCACATTGCCCAGTTCCAATCTGGGATCGATGGCCGGTTGCAGCTCTGTTACAGCGACCGTACCCAACACGCCGGGGCCGCTGCCGCCGCAGCCAGCAACCacaagggaaaaacaaagaacgaATGA